A section of the Luteolibacter flavescens genome encodes:
- a CDS encoding DUF3142 domain-containing protein: MRAAFIGGLACLVVAGCNRPAPPVASVPADPAPGFWIWHRGSPLDEAEQRAIHGSRAYRQIAEFGWRDGKWSPRVVTKADILLENEIPVVRIDPGPAFLERPDAAEMLTKWLRHHFGDKVPSTLQLDHDCPVRLIPRYAAFLRELRAGLALEEISITALAGWIDSPAFKQLGEASDEMVPMFYDLTADAPQDIVAGKAKPMAGPEAKSWIGRWKACRTPWRAGLANFERLTLFQPDGKLVGHLKQWEPESIARADFLDTIPGYSGGAGYRVSRQATLRGTRLEASQILVWRAPDEGSLRELITASYDSGARGVVWFALPGPGLRAAHSASHLDALGRGESPAHGVRITLESDGRIVLRNEGPGDLSLVSGGAPHRLTLTTDEAGTFAAAGPGGFTELTTSVPAKFSQKMVLSFPRLLVGEEIASESGLIPERGGRDLQWSLDDSPNAPLP; the protein is encoded by the coding sequence ATGCGGGCAGCATTTATCGGTGGACTGGCTTGCCTGGTAGTGGCTGGCTGTAACCGCCCGGCCCCACCGGTCGCCTCCGTCCCCGCCGACCCGGCACCCGGCTTCTGGATCTGGCACCGCGGCTCGCCGCTCGATGAGGCGGAGCAGCGGGCCATCCACGGCAGCCGCGCCTACCGCCAGATCGCCGAATTCGGCTGGCGGGATGGCAAGTGGTCGCCGCGCGTTGTGACGAAAGCGGACATTCTGTTAGAAAACGAAATCCCGGTGGTGCGCATCGATCCCGGACCGGCATTCCTCGAGCGCCCCGATGCCGCCGAGATGCTGACAAAGTGGCTGCGGCATCACTTCGGCGACAAGGTCCCGAGCACCCTGCAGCTCGATCACGATTGCCCCGTGCGGCTGATCCCCCGCTATGCGGCATTTCTCCGCGAATTGCGCGCCGGGCTCGCGCTCGAGGAAATCTCCATCACCGCCCTCGCGGGGTGGATCGACTCACCCGCCTTCAAGCAACTCGGCGAGGCCTCCGATGAAATGGTGCCGATGTTCTACGACCTGACGGCGGACGCGCCGCAGGACATCGTCGCCGGAAAAGCGAAGCCGATGGCCGGGCCCGAAGCAAAGTCATGGATCGGCCGCTGGAAGGCCTGCCGCACTCCGTGGCGTGCGGGGCTGGCGAATTTCGAGCGGCTCACCCTCTTCCAGCCCGATGGCAAGCTGGTCGGCCACCTGAAGCAGTGGGAGCCGGAGAGCATCGCGCGCGCGGACTTCCTCGATACGATCCCCGGCTACTCCGGTGGTGCGGGATACCGCGTGAGCCGACAGGCGACGCTGCGCGGAACCCGTCTGGAAGCCTCGCAGATCCTCGTGTGGCGCGCACCGGATGAAGGCAGCCTGCGTGAATTGATCACCGCATCCTATGACTCCGGCGCACGTGGTGTCGTGTGGTTCGCGCTACCCGGCCCCGGCTTGCGAGCGGCGCATTCGGCATCGCATCTCGACGCGCTCGGTCGCGGTGAATCGCCTGCCCACGGCGTGCGCATCACGCTGGAAAGCGATGGCCGCATCGTGCTGCGGAATGAAGGCCCCGGCGACCTTTCACTCGTTTCCGGCGGCGCTCCGCACCGGCTCACCTTGACCACGGATGAGGCAGGCACTTTCGCCGCCGCGGGGCCGGGTGGGTTCACCGAACTCACCACTTCCGTGCCCGCGAAATTTTCACAGAAAATGGTGTTATCTTTTCCGCGCTTGCTCGTAGGTGAGGAAATCGCGAGCGAGTCCGGCCTGATCCCCGAGCGGGGTGGCCGCGATCTCCAGTGGTCCCTCGACGATTCACCCAACGCACCTCTGCCATGA
- a CDS encoding protein-tyrosine phosphatase family protein: MNVQHYQVHDGLFAGEYPGSFAPEVTEDRLKFLVGKGVQTFIDLTTPHDRLEPYEPVLRELGEGLTRYSHEIPDLSVPASPEVMRGILDRLRAEIDAGRTCYVHCWGGIGRTGTVIGCWLKESGLDATAALDEVQRRYAGGMPKVARHPRSPQTAEQARYVKDWR, encoded by the coding sequence ATGAACGTGCAGCACTACCAGGTCCACGACGGGCTTTTCGCGGGAGAGTATCCGGGGAGCTTCGCCCCGGAGGTGACGGAGGACCGGCTGAAATTCCTGGTCGGCAAGGGCGTGCAGACCTTCATCGACCTGACCACGCCGCACGACCGGCTGGAGCCCTACGAGCCCGTGCTGCGCGAACTCGGCGAGGGGCTGACCCGCTATTCGCACGAGATCCCCGACCTCAGCGTGCCCGCGAGCCCGGAGGTCATGCGCGGCATCCTCGACCGCCTGCGCGCCGAGATCGATGCCGGGCGCACCTGCTACGTCCACTGCTGGGGCGGCATCGGGCGGACCGGCACGGTGATCGGTTGCTGGCTGAAGGAGTCCGGCCTGGATGCGACCGCCGCGCTCGATGAAGTGCAGCGCCGGTATGCCGGTGGCATGCCAAAGGTCGCCCGCCATCCGCGCTCGCCGCAGACCGCGGAGCAGGCGCGCTACGTGAAGGACTGGCGATGA
- a CDS encoding DUF3127 domain-containing protein: MAQTFELEGTLKHLFDTQTFASGFAKREFVVEVPDGKYPQMLKFECVKDKISMLDGVSVGDAVKVAFDIRGSEYKERFYVNLNAWKLTKAGGSGGDDYDSGSSSGNRRNSSLDAQFDNEPDMSDDIPF, translated from the coding sequence ATGGCCCAGACATTCGAACTCGAAGGCACCCTCAAGCACCTCTTTGACACGCAGACCTTCGCCAGCGGCTTCGCCAAGCGCGAATTCGTGGTCGAAGTGCCCGACGGCAAGTACCCGCAGATGCTCAAGTTCGAGTGCGTGAAGGACAAGATCTCCATGCTCGACGGCGTGAGCGTCGGCGACGCGGTGAAGGTCGCCTTCGACATCCGCGGCAGCGAATACAAGGAGCGCTTCTACGTGAACCTCAATGCCTGGAAGCTGACCAAGGCCGGCGGCAGCGGTGGCGACGACTACGACAGCGGCAGCAGCAGCGGCAACCGCCGGAACTCCAGCCTCGACGCCCAGTTCGACAACGAGCCGGACATGTCCGACGACATCCCGTTCTGA
- a CDS encoding dihydrofolate reductase: MTRLIAIVAMTPERVIGRDGTLPWHLPEDLAFFKRTTSGHPIVMGRKTYDSIGRPLPKRRNIVVTRDREWSAEGVEVIHSPDELSTLDLEGDVFIIGGSDIFEAFLPELDELLVSHVRLPYPGDTVFPEFAHLFQTPELVEAHESFDVFRYRRL; this comes from the coding sequence ATGACCCGCCTGATCGCCATCGTCGCCATGACCCCGGAGAGGGTGATCGGTCGTGACGGCACCCTGCCCTGGCACCTGCCGGAGGATCTCGCCTTCTTCAAGCGCACCACCTCCGGCCATCCCATCGTCATGGGGCGGAAGACCTACGACTCCATCGGCCGCCCGCTGCCGAAGCGCCGGAACATCGTCGTGACCCGCGACCGCGAATGGTCCGCCGAGGGCGTGGAGGTGATCCACTCGCCGGACGAGCTTTCCACGCTCGACCTGGAGGGCGACGTCTTCATCATCGGCGGGTCGGACATCTTCGAGGCCTTCCTGCCGGAGCTCGATGAATTGCTCGTCTCCCACGTCCGCCTGCCCTACCCCGGCGACACCGTTTTCCCCGAATTCGCCCATCTTTTCCAAACTCCCGAACTCGTCGAAGCACACGAATCCTTCGACGTCTTCCGCTACCGCCGCCTCTAA
- a CDS encoding thymidylate synthase — translation MKAYLDLMRDVLENGEERSDRTGTGTLSVFGRQARFDLREGFPCLTTKKLHLRSIIHELLWFLKGDTNIAYLQENGVRIWDEWADEAGDLGPVYGRQWRSFPAPDGREVDQIAELVHGLRGNPHSRRHLVVAWNPGEVNRMALPPCHCLFQFFVHDPDSERPGLSCQLYQRSADLFLGVPFNVASYALLTMMIAQACGYEAREFIHTFGDLHLYKNHLDQAREQITRAPKPLPKMWINPEVRELDDFTFDDFRLENYDPHPHIKAEVSV, via the coding sequence ATGAAAGCCTACCTCGACCTGATGCGCGACGTGCTGGAGAACGGCGAAGAACGCTCCGATCGCACCGGCACCGGCACGCTTTCCGTCTTCGGCCGACAGGCCCGCTTCGATCTTCGCGAGGGCTTCCCGTGCCTGACGACGAAGAAGCTCCATCTGCGCTCCATCATCCACGAACTGCTGTGGTTCCTGAAGGGCGACACGAATATCGCCTACCTGCAGGAAAACGGCGTGCGCATCTGGGACGAGTGGGCGGACGAGGCAGGCGATCTCGGCCCGGTCTATGGCCGCCAGTGGCGCTCCTTTCCCGCGCCGGACGGCCGGGAGGTCGATCAGATCGCGGAGCTGGTCCACGGGCTGCGCGGGAACCCGCATTCGCGCCGCCACCTCGTGGTCGCGTGGAATCCGGGCGAGGTGAACCGCATGGCGCTGCCGCCGTGCCACTGCCTTTTCCAGTTCTTCGTCCACGATCCGGATTCGGAGCGTCCCGGCCTCTCCTGCCAGCTCTACCAGCGCTCGGCGGATCTTTTCCTCGGCGTGCCCTTCAATGTCGCCTCCTACGCACTGCTGACGATGATGATCGCCCAGGCCTGCGGCTACGAGGCGCGGGAATTCATCCACACCTTCGGCGACCTCCACCTCTACAAGAACCACCTCGACCAGGCCCGCGAGCAAATCACGCGCGCGCCGAAGCCGCTGCCGAAGATGTGGATCAATCCGGAGGTCCGCGAGCTGGACGACTTCACCTTCGATGACTTCCGGCTGGAGAACTACGATCCCCATCCGCACATCAAGGCGGAGGTCTCGGTCTGA
- a CDS encoding peptide chain release factor family protein has translation MASPEKLAALEARMAALGIEEEDLHESFILGSGSGGQKINKTNSCVFLKHLPSGLQVKCQESRSRETNRYLAREALCDSFEGIRRDKATAQKQAIEKARRTNRKRSRRSKQRSVAEKRQISEKKALRKSPTGDD, from the coding sequence TTGGCCAGTCCTGAAAAGCTGGCCGCGCTGGAAGCCCGCATGGCCGCCCTCGGCATCGAGGAGGAGGACCTGCACGAGAGCTTCATCCTCGGCTCCGGCTCGGGCGGGCAAAAGATCAACAAGACGAACTCCTGCGTCTTCCTCAAGCACCTGCCCAGCGGCCTGCAGGTGAAGTGCCAGGAAAGCCGTTCCCGCGAGACGAACCGCTACCTCGCGCGCGAAGCGCTGTGCGACTCCTTCGAGGGCATCCGCCGCGACAAGGCCACCGCCCAGAAGCAGGCCATCGAGAAAGCCCGCCGCACCAATCGCAAGCGTTCCCGCCGCTCGAAGCAGCGCTCGGTCGCAGAGAAACGCCAGATCTCCGAGAAGAAGGCGCTGAGGAAATCGCCCACAGGCGACGATTGA
- the panB gene encoding 3-methyl-2-oxobutanoate hydroxymethyltransferase, whose translation MTGPEKAAALLARKHAGPPVTMLTAYDYPTARLFDDAGIDALLVGDSLGMVVLGYPDTTHVTLEHMLHHVAAVARAKPKALVVGDFSIGTYPDAATAVANARKLVAAGAEAVKLEGGVAQADKVRAIVEAGIPVCGHLGMLPQSVLEEGGYKKKGKTPEQSTALLEDARALAEAGVFAIVLESVVPKTAEWVSSQISVPTIGIGSGEHTCDGEVAVATDLIGTFPWFVPPFAKPEADLAPQIIAAAAAYKVRVQHTPALGQS comes from the coding sequence GTGACCGGTCCCGAAAAAGCCGCCGCCCTCCTTGCCCGGAAGCATGCCGGTCCGCCGGTGACCATGCTGACGGCCTACGATTACCCCACGGCGCGCCTCTTCGATGACGCGGGGATCGATGCCCTGCTGGTGGGCGACTCGCTCGGCATGGTGGTGCTCGGCTACCCGGACACCACGCACGTCACGCTGGAGCACATGCTTCACCACGTGGCTGCGGTCGCTCGCGCCAAGCCGAAGGCGCTGGTGGTCGGGGATTTCTCCATCGGCACCTACCCCGACGCCGCCACCGCCGTCGCGAATGCCCGCAAGCTCGTGGCTGCCGGAGCGGAAGCCGTGAAGCTGGAAGGTGGCGTCGCCCAGGCAGACAAGGTCCGCGCCATCGTCGAGGCAGGCATCCCCGTCTGCGGCCACCTCGGCATGCTCCCGCAGAGCGTGCTGGAGGAAGGCGGCTACAAGAAGAAGGGCAAGACCCCCGAGCAAAGCACCGCCCTGCTGGAAGACGCCCGGGCGCTTGCCGAGGCAGGCGTCTTCGCCATCGTGCTGGAGAGCGTGGTGCCAAAGACCGCCGAGTGGGTCTCCTCGCAGATCTCCGTGCCCACCATCGGCATCGGCAGCGGCGAGCATACCTGCGATGGCGAGGTGGCCGTCGCCACGGACCTCATCGGCACCTTTCCCTGGTTCGTCCCGCCTTTCGCGAAGCCCGAGGCGGATCTGGCGCCGCAGATCATCGCTGCGGCCGCTGCCTACAAGGTCCGCGTCCAACACACTCCCGCCCTTGGCCAGTCCTGA
- the folK gene encoding 2-amino-4-hydroxy-6-hydroxymethyldihydropteridine diphosphokinase, with the protein MDSQSSRPQLESTVCRRVGIALGSNLGNRLRHLQDARDLLGKLAVPGSLRQAPVYQTEPVACPDDSPDFYNTVVTFDYTGGTPHALLDATQAIEFRLGRVAAPERNAPRVIDVDILFFGAEQIDGDILDLPHPRLTSRRFVLQPLADLHPGMILPGDQVSIAEHLRHLDSGEPPLVTVQEAW; encoded by the coding sequence ATGGATTCTCAAAGTAGCCGCCCCCAACTCGAGTCCACTGTCTGCCGCAGGGTCGGCATCGCGCTCGGGTCGAATCTCGGCAACCGCCTGCGCCACTTGCAGGATGCCCGCGATTTGCTGGGGAAGCTTGCCGTGCCGGGGAGCCTGCGTCAGGCACCGGTGTATCAGACCGAGCCGGTGGCCTGCCCGGATGACTCGCCGGATTTCTACAATACGGTCGTCACCTTCGACTACACCGGCGGCACCCCGCACGCGCTGCTCGATGCGACGCAGGCGATTGAGTTCCGCCTCGGCCGGGTCGCCGCGCCGGAAAGGAATGCCCCGCGGGTGATCGATGTGGACATCCTCTTCTTCGGTGCCGAGCAGATCGACGGTGACATCCTCGATCTCCCGCACCCGCGGCTGACCTCGCGGCGCTTCGTGCTCCAGCCGCTGGCCGATCTTCATCCCGGAATGATCCTGCCGGGCGACCAAGTTTCGATTGCGGAACACCTCCGCCATCTTGATTCTGGCGAGCCGCCTCTCGTCACCGTGCAAGAGGCGTGGTAA
- the dapB gene encoding 4-hydroxy-tetrahydrodipicolinate reductase, whose protein sequence is MIQLLVTGQSGRMGQAVLQAASQESAVIVSATHDAGENLAAAIAQANTVIDFTMHKFTGELLEAALENGTHLVIGTTGHTDEERAAIREASTKLPIVYAPNFSIGVNTLFWLTQKAAQILTQDRFDIEVTEMHHRHKIDAPSGTARRLLEILNEETGTQYDKDIAHGRFGNVGPRPPREIGMHTLRGGDVVGDHTVIFAADGERVELTHKASSRLTFAAGAVRAAVWLYDKPAGLYDMQDVLGLK, encoded by the coding sequence ATGATCCAGCTTCTCGTCACCGGACAATCCGGCCGCATGGGCCAGGCCGTCCTCCAGGCCGCCAGCCAGGAATCGGCAGTCATCGTCTCGGCCACCCACGACGCGGGTGAAAACCTCGCGGCGGCGATCGCCCAGGCGAACACGGTCATCGACTTCACGATGCACAAGTTCACCGGCGAGTTGCTGGAGGCCGCGCTGGAAAACGGCACGCACCTAGTGATCGGCACGACCGGCCACACGGATGAGGAACGCGCCGCGATCCGCGAGGCATCCACCAAGCTGCCCATTGTTTACGCGCCGAATTTCTCCATCGGCGTGAATACCCTCTTCTGGCTCACGCAGAAGGCGGCACAGATCCTCACGCAGGACCGCTTCGACATCGAGGTGACGGAGATGCATCACCGCCACAAGATCGACGCCCCGTCCGGCACCGCGCGCCGTCTGCTGGAAATCCTCAATGAGGAAACCGGCACGCAGTACGACAAGGACATCGCGCACGGTCGCTTCGGCAATGTCGGCCCGCGCCCTCCGCGCGAGATCGGCATGCACACTCTCCGCGGTGGCGATGTCGTGGGCGACCACACCGTGATCTTCGCCGCCGATGGCGAGCGCGTGGAACTGACCCACAAGGCCAGCTCCCGTCTCACCTTCGCCGCCGGTGCCGTCCGCGCTGCCGTCTGGCTCTACGACAAGCCAGCCGGTCTCTACGACATGCAGGATGTGCTGGGGCTGAAGTGA
- the dapA gene encoding 4-hydroxy-tetrahydrodipicolinate synthase gives MTFRGTYTALITPFREDRVDTAAFKALIDRQVAAGITGIVPVGTTGESPTVDTDEHIEIIRLAVEYAAGRCQVVAGTGANATKEAIELTQAAEKVGATGTLQVCPYYNKPSQEGIYRHFRAVAENTGLPVMLYSVPGRSGIEIGIETTARLAADCKNIVSIKEAGGSVERVNQLFQAVPEDFSILSGDDPLTLPFMSCGAVGLVSVAANLVPEVLVKLVQTCLDGDFPAALAQQKQWYPLFRGLMSLDVNPVPIKSAVALQGHCSEELRLPLAPLTDAAKTQLTALLREFGLL, from the coding sequence ATGACCTTCCGAGGCACCTACACCGCGCTCATCACACCCTTCCGCGAAGACCGAGTCGATACGGCCGCTTTCAAAGCCCTGATCGACCGCCAAGTCGCCGCCGGGATCACGGGCATCGTGCCGGTCGGAACCACCGGTGAATCGCCCACCGTCGATACGGACGAGCACATCGAGATCATCCGCCTGGCCGTGGAATACGCCGCTGGCCGCTGCCAGGTCGTCGCCGGCACCGGCGCGAATGCGACCAAGGAGGCGATCGAGCTGACCCAGGCGGCTGAAAAGGTCGGCGCGACCGGAACTCTCCAAGTCTGCCCGTATTACAACAAGCCCTCGCAGGAAGGCATCTACCGCCACTTCCGCGCCGTGGCGGAAAACACCGGCCTGCCGGTGATGCTCTACAGCGTGCCCGGCCGCAGCGGCATCGAGATCGGCATCGAGACCACCGCCCGCCTCGCCGCGGACTGCAAGAACATCGTCTCCATCAAGGAAGCCGGTGGCTCGGTCGAGCGCGTGAACCAGCTTTTCCAAGCCGTCCCGGAGGATTTCTCGATCCTCTCCGGCGATGATCCGCTCACCCTGCCCTTCATGTCCTGCGGCGCGGTCGGCCTCGTCTCCGTGGCGGCAAACCTGGTGCCGGAGGTGCTGGTGAAGCTCGTCCAGACCTGCCTCGACGGTGACTTCCCCGCCGCCCTGGCCCAGCAGAAGCAGTGGTATCCCCTCTTCCGCGGGCTCATGTCACTCGACGTGAATCCGGTACCGATCAAGTCCGCCGTTGCCCTGCAGGGCCACTGCTCCGAGGAACTCCGCCTGCCGCTCGCTCCGCTGACCGATGCCGCGAAGACTCAACTCACGGCCTTGCTCCGGGAGTTCGGTTTGCTTTAA
- a CDS encoding zeta toxin family protein, with protein MRSEQIPGPPMPSLILIGGPNGAGKTTFAKEILTTDLKGLRFLNADEIARGLSPFDPDRVARKAGRILLGEIAELTRSHEDFALESTLSGRSHAHILQRAKEAGYSITLHFVWIPSAKVSLARVRQRVKKGGHNVPIIDIMRRYDRIMKNLIELYLPLADRWWIWSSVELRFTALASSETHAISDVEAFLSAP; from the coding sequence TTGAGATCTGAGCAAATTCCAGGACCGCCGATGCCATCGCTCATCCTCATCGGCGGTCCGAATGGCGCGGGGAAAACGACCTTCGCGAAAGAGATTCTTACGACCGACCTCAAGGGTCTGAGATTTTTGAATGCCGACGAGATCGCGCGCGGCCTATCACCCTTCGACCCGGATCGGGTGGCGCGAAAAGCTGGCAGAATCTTGCTGGGGGAGATCGCCGAGCTGACCCGCTCCCACGAGGATTTCGCCTTGGAGTCCACGCTTTCCGGTCGATCCCACGCTCACATCCTCCAGCGAGCCAAGGAGGCAGGTTACTCGATCACGCTACATTTTGTTTGGATTCCCAGCGCCAAGGTCTCGTTGGCCCGTGTCCGCCAGCGGGTCAAGAAAGGCGGTCATAACGTCCCCATCATCGATATCATGCGTCGTTATGACCGCATCATGAAGAATCTCATCGAACTTTACCTTCCCTTGGCGGATCGCTGGTGGATTTGGAGTTCCGTGGAACTTCGGTTTACTGCCTTGGCAAGTTCGGAAACCCACGCTATCTCTGACGTCGAGGCATTCCTCTCTGCTCCATGA
- the dapF gene encoding diaminopimelate epimerase yields MLLHFYKMNGAGNDFVVVDNRDLSLSLTKDQIEHLCDRHRGVGADGLLAVEPAENGADFKFRYYNADGGEAEMCGNGARCFGRFTAALMEGEPERVTFETIAGTLAAELVEDDIRIAMSEPKDLNLDTGVEIPGLEGTLRFINTGVPHVVVFVADLPGTEAVRHGAAIRYNKGFAPAGTNANFATVLAPGHIAIRTYERGVEDETLACGTGMVACALMHHLLDGAPSPIKVDVKGGDTLEIGFEKTGETTFTNVTLTGPGDFVFEGDIEI; encoded by the coding sequence ATGCTCCTGCATTTCTACAAGATGAACGGTGCCGGCAACGACTTCGTTGTCGTCGATAACCGCGACCTCTCCCTCTCGCTGACGAAGGACCAGATCGAGCACCTCTGCGACCGCCATCGCGGCGTGGGCGCGGATGGCCTGCTGGCAGTCGAGCCCGCGGAGAACGGAGCCGATTTCAAATTCCGCTATTACAATGCCGACGGCGGCGAGGCCGAGATGTGCGGGAATGGTGCGCGCTGCTTCGGTCGCTTCACGGCGGCGCTCATGGAGGGTGAGCCGGAGCGCGTGACCTTCGAGACCATCGCCGGAACCCTCGCTGCGGAGTTGGTGGAGGATGACATCCGCATCGCCATGTCGGAGCCGAAGGACCTGAACCTCGACACGGGCGTGGAAATCCCAGGTCTCGAGGGAACCCTGCGCTTCATCAATACCGGCGTGCCACACGTCGTGGTCTTCGTCGCGGACCTGCCCGGCACCGAGGCGGTGCGGCACGGTGCGGCGATCCGTTACAACAAGGGCTTCGCCCCGGCCGGCACGAACGCCAATTTCGCCACCGTCCTCGCCCCCGGCCACATCGCCATCCGCACCTACGAGCGCGGCGTGGAAGACGAGACCCTCGCCTGCGGCACCGGCATGGTCGCCTGCGCGCTGATGCACCACCTGCTCGATGGCGCACCGTCGCCGATCAAGGTGGACGTGAAAGGCGGCGACACTCTGGAAATCGGTTTCGAAAAGACCGGCGAGACCACTTTCACGAACGTAACGCTCACGGGCCCAGGGGATTTCGTCTTCGAGGGCGACATTGAGATCTGA
- the trpA gene encoding tryptophan synthase subunit alpha: MNRIDAAFDRLRSEGKKAFVAYVAAGDPSFEASLEVIKALADAGSDVIELGLPFSDPLADGIVNQMAADRALKAGMTTARSLELIRKFRETHQTPIVLFTYLNPIFNYGFDKFHADAAAAGADGILLLDLPPDEARENDDLARGEGLNHIRLIAPTTPEDRMKLLAESAEGFIYALSRTGVTGAHGAPSEGLSELVAKIRKDAKVPVCVGFGITTPDQATMVAKAADGVIVGSAIVKQVELNPDRAAGAVRDFVTPLIAATKAV, encoded by the coding sequence ATGAATCGCATCGACGCCGCCTTTGACCGGCTCCGCTCGGAAGGAAAGAAAGCCTTCGTCGCCTATGTCGCCGCTGGCGACCCGTCCTTCGAGGCCTCGCTGGAGGTGATCAAGGCCCTCGCCGACGCCGGATCGGACGTGATCGAGCTGGGACTGCCGTTCTCCGATCCTCTTGCAGACGGCATCGTGAACCAGATGGCCGCGGATCGCGCGCTGAAGGCCGGCATGACCACGGCGCGCTCGCTGGAGCTGATCCGCAAGTTTCGCGAGACGCACCAGACGCCGATCGTGCTCTTCACCTACCTGAACCCGATTTTCAACTACGGCTTCGATAAATTCCACGCCGATGCCGCCGCCGCCGGTGCGGATGGCATCCTGCTGCTGGACCTGCCACCGGACGAGGCCCGGGAAAATGACGACCTCGCCCGCGGCGAAGGCCTGAATCACATCCGCCTGATCGCCCCGACCACCCCGGAGGACCGCATGAAGCTGCTGGCAGAGAGCGCCGAGGGCTTCATCTATGCGCTCTCCCGCACCGGCGTGACCGGTGCCCACGGAGCCCCCTCCGAAGGCCTCAGCGAGCTGGTCGCGAAGATCCGCAAGGACGCGAAGGTGCCGGTCTGCGTCGGCTTTGGCATCACCACGCCGGATCAGGCGACCATGGTTGCGAAAGCGGCGGACGGGGTGATTGTCGGCTCGGCCATCGTGAAACAAGTCGAGCTCAATCCCGACCGCGCCGCCGGAGCCGTGCGGGACTTCGTCACCCCGCTCATCGCCGCGACGAAGGCGGTGTGA
- a CDS encoding Uma2 family endonuclease: MAVLEKVGIPPLQAGDVLSRAEFERRYAAMPNLKKAELIDGIVYMAPPVRADHHGIPHVDLATLFRVYSARHDGLKVADNSTVRLDMLNEPQPDLLLMREGGQAKIDADGYVCGAPELVAEIASSSAAYDLHQKKRAYLRAGALEYLVWIVAEKRVVWWQLQGDEFVEIAPAADGSLESPNFPGLVIDVEALVAGDFAKALARLA, encoded by the coding sequence ATGGCAGTTCTTGAGAAAGTCGGAATCCCGCCCCTACAGGCTGGCGACGTCCTTTCGCGCGCCGAATTCGAGCGCCGCTACGCTGCGATGCCCAATCTCAAGAAAGCGGAACTCATCGACGGCATCGTTTATATGGCCCCTCCTGTCCGAGCCGATCACCACGGCATTCCTCACGTCGATCTCGCCACGCTTTTCCGCGTCTACTCTGCCAGACACGACGGATTGAAAGTAGCCGACAACAGCACGGTCCGCCTCGACATGCTTAACGAGCCCCAGCCGGACCTACTGCTAATGCGCGAGGGCGGCCAGGCGAAGATCGATGCCGACGGCTACGTCTGCGGGGCACCGGAGTTGGTGGCGGAGATCGCCTCCAGTTCGGCCGCCTATGACCTTCATCAGAAAAAGCGGGCCTATCTCCGGGCTGGCGCTCTGGAGTATCTGGTGTGGATCGTGGCCGAAAAGCGCGTCGTCTGGTGGCAACTCCAAGGAGACGAGTTCGTCGAGATTGCCCCTGCAGCGGATGGATCGCTGGAAAGCCCGAATTTCCCCGGACTGGTCATTGATGTAGAGGCATTAGTCGCCGGGGACTTTGCGAAAGCCTTGGCCCGGCTTGCCTGA
- the nuoB gene encoding NADH-quinone oxidoreductase subunit NuoB yields the protein MVSDSTQTAHAAYDSKIEGNIIFTRVDAAMNWMRKNSMWPMPMGLACCAIEMMAAACSRFDLSRFGAEVMRFSPRQADVMIVAGTVTYKMALAVKRIWDQMPEPKWCIAMGACASSGGMYRSYAVLQGIDRLIPVDVYISGCPPRPEALIEGLMKLQAKIDADPALSNQKKEFIEDLA from the coding sequence ATGGTCAGCGATTCAACCCAGACCGCCCACGCGGCCTACGATTCCAAGATCGAGGGCAATATCATCTTCACGCGTGTGGATGCCGCGATGAATTGGATGCGGAAGAACTCCATGTGGCCGATGCCGATGGGACTCGCTTGCTGCGCCATCGAAATGATGGCCGCCGCGTGCAGCCGCTTCGATCTCAGCCGCTTCGGCGCGGAGGTGATGCGCTTTTCCCCGCGCCAGGCCGACGTGATGATCGTGGCCGGCACCGTGACCTACAAGATGGCCCTCGCCGTGAAGCGCATCTGGGACCAGATGCCGGAGCCGAAGTGGTGCATCGCCATGGGTGCCTGCGCCTCCTCCGGCGGCATGTATCGCTCCTACGCCGTGCTGCAGGGGATCGACCGCCTGATCCCGGTGGACGTTTACATTTCCGGCTGCCCGCCACGGCCCGAGGCGCTCATCGAGGGCCTGATGAAGCTTCAGGCGAAGATCGACGCCGATCCCGCGCTGTCGAACCAGAAGAAGGAATTCATCGAGGACCTTGCCTGA